In the Ctenopharyngodon idella isolate HZGC_01 chromosome 4, HZGC01, whole genome shotgun sequence genome, one interval contains:
- the nudt4b gene encoding diphosphoinositol polyphosphate phosphohydrolase NUDT4B, translating to MKFKPNQTRTYDREGFKRRAACLCFKNEREDEVLLVSSSRNPDQWIVPGGGMEPEEEPCGAAVREVFEEAGVKGKLGRLLGVFEQNQDRKHRTYVYVLTVTETLDAWEDSVNIGRKREWFPIDEAIKVLQSHKPVHAEYLRRLRISRPSTTNGNLLLPQTSPSSLTNLFSAPPSAARR from the exons ATGAAGTTTAAACCGAACCAGACTCGAACGTACGACCGGGAAGGATTCAAGCGGCGGGCGGCGTGTCTGTGCTTCAAGAACGAACGGGAGGATGAG GTGCTGTTGGTCAGCAGCAGTCGAAACCCGGATCAGTGGATTGTTCCTGGCGGAGGAATGGAGCCAGAGGAGGAGCCCTGTGGAGCTGCGGTTCGGGAGGTGTTTGAGGAG GCTGGTGTGAAGGGTAAATTAGGACGTTTGCTCGGCGTGTTTGAG CAGAACCAGGACCGGAAACACCGGACGTACGTGTATGTGCTGACGGTCACAGAGACACTGGATGCCTGGGAGGACTCTGTCAATattg GCCGTAAGCGGGAGTGGTTTCCCATCGATGAGGCCATCAAGGTGCTGCAGAGCCACAAACCCGTTCACGCCGAGTACCTGAGACGCCTTCGGATCAGTCGCCCGTCCACCACCAACGGCAACCTGCTGCTACCACAAACATCTCCCAGCAGCCTCACAAACCTCTTCAGCGCTCCGCCATCGGCCGCCCGCAGAtag
- the dnajc2 gene encoding dnaJ homolog subfamily C member 2: MLKEALEGQLTVVYNAVAASVQVQVEPVGRWFEAFLKRRIRNVSASFQELEEEEELSEEEEDEELQLEEYPMLKTLDPKDWKNQDHYAVLGLAHVRYKATQKQIKAAHKAMVLKHHPDKRKAAGEQIVEGDNDYFTCITKAIEILSDPVKRRAFDSVDPTFDNAVPSKAEGKENFFEVFAPVFERNARWSVKKHSPSLGNMEASFEDVDNFYSFWYNFDSWREFSYLDEEEKEKAECRDERRWIEKQNRASRAQRKKEEMNRIRTLVDTAYNCDPRIKKFKEEEKARKESEKKAKAEAKKREQEEKERARQAEEAAARMVREKEEEAARQAAQQAKKEKEAQKKAIKKERQKLRTTCKTQNYFADNEADSVRMMEEVEKLCDRLELTSLQTLNEALASGNKEQSKAALEKQVQEVNVQMQKEKEAELQAQQAARSAEHTSGGGGVNNRGWNEEDLQLLIKAVNLFPAGTNARWEVIANYMNQHSSSGVKRTAKDVINKAKTLQKLDPHQKDEINRKAFEKFKKEHSAVPPTVDNAVPSERFDGVSESNSAPWTTEEQKLLEQALKTYPVNTPERWEKISEAVPGRSKKDCMKRYKELVEMIKAKKAAQEQVSAKNKK, translated from the exons ATGCTGAAGGAGGCGTTAGAGGGGCAGCTCACAGTGGTTTATAACGCCGTCGCCG CCTCAGTGCAGGTCCAGGTTGAGCCTGTGGGTCGCTGGTTCGAGGCGTTCCTGAAGCGCAGGATTAGAAATGTGTCGGCTTCATTTCAAGagctggaggaggaggaggagctgtctgaggaagaggaggatgaggagctGCAGCTGGAGGAGTATCCGATGCTGAAGACTCTGGACCCCAAAGACTGGAAG AACCAGGATCACTACGCTGTTTTAGGTCTGGCACACGTCAGGTATAAAGCGACCCAGAAACAGATCAAAGCTGCTC ATAAAGCCATGGTCCTCAAACACCACCCAGACAAGCGGAAAGCAGCAGGAGAGCAGATTGTGGAGGGGGATAATGATTATTTCACTTGCATTACAAAAG CAATAGAGATCCTGTCAGATCCTGTGAAGCGGAGAGCGTTTGACAGTGTGGATCCAACATTTGACAATGCGGTTCCTTCCAAGGCAGAAGGCAAAGAGAACTTTTTTGAGGTGTTTGCGCCGGTGTTTGAGAGGAAcgccag GTGGTCTGTTAAAAAACACAGCCCAAGTCTAGGAAACATGGAAGCATCTTTTGAAGACGTGGATAATTTCTATTCCTTTTG GTACAACTTTGACTCGTGgagagaattttcatatttagaTGAGGAGGAGAAGGAAAAAGCTGAATG TCGAGATGAGAGGCGGTGGATTGAGAAACAGAACCGAGCCTCTCGAGCTCAGAGGAAGAAGGAAGAGATGAACAGGATACGGACACTTGTCG acaccGCCTACAACTGCGATCCGCGAATCAAGAAATTCAAAGAGGAGGAGAAAGCCAGGAAAGAGTCAGAGAAGAAGGCCAAAGCCGAGGCCAAGAAACGGGAGCAGGAGGAGAAGGAGCGG GCGCGACAGGCCGAGGAGGCGGCGGCGCGGATGGTGAGGGAGAAAGAAGAGGAGGCGGCGCGACAGGCGGCACAGCAGGccaagaaagagaaagaggccCAGAAGAAGGCCATCAAGAAAGAGCGGCAGAAGCTCAGGACCACGTGCAAG ACTCAAAACTACTTCGCAGATAATGAAGCCGACAGCGTCAGGATGATGGAGGAAGTGGAGAAACTCTGCGACCGGTTGGAACTGACCAG TTTGCAGACTCTGAATGAAGCATTGGCCTCTGGGAATAAAGAACAGAgtaaagcagctctggagaaacaG GTGCAAGAGGTGAATGTTCAGATGCAGAAGGAGAAGGAGGCGGAGCTTCAGGCTCAACAGGCGGCGCGCAGCGCTGAACATACCAGCGGAGGAGGAGGAGTCAATAACAGAGGCTGGAATGAAGAAGATCTCCAGCTGCTCATCAAAGCTGTCAACCTCTTTCCCGCCGGAACCAATGCCAG GTGGGAGGTGATCGCCAACTACATGAACCAGCACTCCAGCAGCGGGGTGAAGAGAACCGCCAAAGACGTCATCAATAAAGCAAAAACACTGCAGAAACTTG ATCCTCACCAGAAAGATGAGATTAACCGAAAGGCCTTTGAGAAGTTTAAGAAGGAGCATTCAGCCGTTCCTCCGACTGTAGACAACGCTGTGCCATCAGAGAGATTTGATG GTGTAAGTGAATCCAACTCTGCACCCTGGACCACAGAGGAGCAGAAGCTTCTGGAACAGGCTTTGAAGACCTACCCGGTCAACACTCCTGAGCGCTGGGAGAAAATCTCTGAGGCCGTTCCCGGACGCTCCAAGAAAGACTGCATGAAGAGATACAAA